From the Actinomycetes bacterium genome, the window TAGGCGCGGTCAGGCCCGCTGCCGCTCGAACAGCTCGACGGCCGCCATGACCGAGAAACACACGAAGAAGACGGGCTCCACGAAGGCGCCCAGCCGGACGGTGAGGTAGGACACGGCGAGCAGCGGGTAGGCCACCACCAGCACCCAGCCGATCCCCCTGACGACCCGACCGACCGGGTCGCGCTGCGCCGCCGTCCGACGCCGTGCCGCCAGGACGGCCAGCGTGGCGCTGGCGAACTCCACGATGCCGGCCAGGATGTGGACGTAGTGCGGCCAAGGCAGCTGGAGATGCCACTCGGCGGCGCGACAGGCCGCGCTGGCCCCCTCCGGGCACTGGTAGGGGAACTTGCCGCCGACCGCGCCGGCGACCGCGAACGTCACGAGCAGCGGCCACTCCGGGCGCGCGCCAGCGGGTCCGTTGCGTCCGCGCA encodes:
- a CDS encoding DUF998 domain-containing protein → MSVDSSLEGGAATHDHRVGTARIVVSRVLGVASLASYNWWVGVLLGTHLLTSPNGFFSDLAAVGQPHAELLSNLDVAAGLLMVAALVLRGRNGPAGARPEWPLLVTFAVAGAVGGKFPYQCPEGASAACRAAEWHLQLPWPHYVHILAGIVEFASATLAVLAARRRTAAQRDPVGRVVRGIGWVLVVAYPLLAVSYLTVRLGAFVEPVFFVCFSVMAAVELFERQRA